The Triplophysa rosa linkage group LG3, Trosa_1v2, whole genome shotgun sequence genome has a segment encoding these proteins:
- the LOC130551524 gene encoding AP-3 complex subunit beta-2 isoform X2, whose translation MTTMQRLLQLPVNAVNIVKSVQGAAQGQEEVLSPVLTPDSGPQNWYNAVQPEELRHLRSGGTGGGGWGEGSEERPGTDEGTSGVQTQPLRHDDLKEMLDSNKDSLKLEAMKRIVAMIARGKNASDLFPAVVKNVACKNIEVKKLVYVYLVRYAEEQQELALLSISTFQRGLKDPNQLIRASALRVLSSIRVTIIVPIMMLAIKEAASDMSPYVRKTAAHAIPKLHSLDPDQKDQLIEVIEKLLADKTTLVAGSVVMAFEEVCPDRIDLIHKNYRKLCNLLIDVEEWGQVVIINMLTRYARTQFLNPNINESLLEEGDEKAFYASDEEEDEEKKVEASALAKRKPYVMDPDHRLLLRNTKPLLQSRNAAVVMAVAQLYFHLAPKAEVGVIAKALVRLMRSHSEVQYVVLQNVATMTIKRRGMFEPYLKSFYIRSTDPTQIKILKLEVLTNLANETNISTLLREFQTYIKSMDKDFVAASIQAIGRCATNIGEVRDTCLNGLVQLLSNRDELVVAESVVVIKKLLQMQPEQHSDIIKHMAKLIDNIQVPMARASILWLIGEYCEHVPKIAPDVLRKMAKSFTNEEDIVKLQIINLAAKLYLTNSKQTKLLTQYVLNLAKYDQNYDIRDRARFIRQLIVPTDKSGALNKYAKKLFLALKPAPVLESPFKDRDHFQLGSLSHLLNAKASGYQELPAWPESAPDPSVRNVEIPDWSKCTSRKDRKEKKVEKPFYSDSDGESGPTESADSESDSGSRSESVSGSDESAFGSESEESGEETESDEEEEEEEKMKKKRVEKTKAKKPVVESAESEQSSGAEDQKRGRKTGKDRKSASESESESESSESEEESEDESEEESESDADIRKKKAPAKQPPKQSKKVNKKETQEMSLLDLDDFEPTPASAPVTPVNFLSSSLVSDLEGLSLTDTILAPSTIAQSASMKMCELLHRIRGEGLAVEYCFSRQPFSPDPNMVAVQIQFTNNTSSETKTIHIEEPKLQSGMRIREFSEIELMSAGESVTVVMGIDFCDSTQAANFQLCTHTRKFFVSIQPPVGELMTPVFLTENDFKKEQGKLMGMNEISEKLTLGEKCVNEHVIVERVTATANLSRVPCGSDKECRFAGKTVSSGCLVLVTVAMKEGRGAQLTVNCEKMVIGTMLVKDILQALTQ comes from the exons ACATGATGACCTGAAAGAGATGTTGGACAGTAATAAAGACTCGCTGAAGCTGGAGGCCATGAAACGAATCGTTGCT ATGATTGCCCGGGGGAAGAACGCGTCTGATCTTTTCCCTGCGGTGGTGAAGAACGTGGCCTGTAAGAACATCGAG gtgAAGAAGCTGGTGTATGTGTATCTTGTGCGTTACGCTGAGGAACAGCAGGAACTCGCTCTGTTGTCCATCTCTACCTTCCAAAGAGGCTTAAAG GACCCTAACCAGCTGATCCGCGCGAGCGCCCTGCGTGTGCTGTCCAGCATCAGAGTGACCATCATCGTACCCATCATGATGTTAGCCATCAAAGAAGCCGCGTCTGATATGTCTCCATACGTCCGCAAGACGGCGGCTCACGCCATACCCAAACTCCACAG TCTGGATCCTGACCAGAAAGATCAACTCATCGAAGTCATCGAGAAGCTATTGGCTGATAAAACCACA CTTGTGGCTGGCAGTGTAGTGATGGCATTCGAAGAAGTGTGTCCGGACCGCATCGATCTCATCCACAAGAACTACCGTAAGCTGTGTAACCTGCTGATCGATGTGGAGGAGTGGGGTCAGGTGGTCATCATCAACATGCTCACACGCTACGCCCGAACGCAGTTCCTCAATCCCAACATCAAC gaGTCTCTGTTGGAGGAGGGCGATGAGAAGGCGTTCTATGCTTCTGAtgaggaggaagatgaagagaagAAGGTCGAGGCGTCCGCTCTGGCCAAGAGGAAACCGTATGTGATGGATCCTGATCACAGACTCCTGTTGAGAAACACTAAACCTCTGCTGCAGAGTCGCAACGCTGCC GTGGTGATGGCGGTTGCTCAGCTGTACTTCCATTTGGCTCCTAAAGCAGAGGTGGGCGTCATCGCTAAAGCTTTGGTCAGGTTAATGCGGAGCCACAG TGAAGTGCAGTATGTCGTGCTTCAAAACGTCGCCACCATGACTATCAAAAGACGG gGAATGTTCGAACcatatttaaaaagtttttatatTCGCTCCACGGACCCCACCCAGATCAAAATTCTCAAG CTGGAAGTTCTGACTAATTTGGCTAACGAGACAAACATCTCCACCCTCCTGAGAGAATTTCAG ACGTACATTAAGAGCATGGATAAGGATTTCGTAGCCGCGAGCATTCAGGCCATCGGTCGCTGTGCTACGAACATCGGTGAGGTCAGAGACACCTGCTTGAACGGCCTCGTCCAGCTGCTCTCCAACAGAGACG agttGGTTGTAGCCGAATCCGTAGTGGTGATCAAGAAACTCCTGCAGATGCAGCCCGAGCAACACAGTGACATCATCAAGCACATGGCCAAACTCATCGACAACATCCAG GTACCGATGGCCCGTGCCAGCATCCTCTGGCTCATCGGTGAATACTGTGAGCACGTTCCCAAAATCGCCCCAGATGTCTTGAGGAAAATGGCCAAGAGCTTTACGAACGAAGAGGACATTGTCAAACTTCAAATCATCAACCTGGCAGCCAAACTGTATCTGACCAACTCAAAGCAG ACTAAACTGTTAACACAGTACGTGCTGAACCTGGCAAAGTACGACCAAAACTATGACATCAGAGACCGCGCTCGGTTCATCCGCCAGCTGATCGTGCCTACCGATAAGAGCGGTGCTCTCAACAAATATGCCAAGAAGCTTTTCCTTGCCCTCAAGCCCGCTCCTGTCCTGGAGTCTCCGTTTAAAG aCAGAGATCATTTCCAGCTGGGATCACTGTCTCACCTTCTCAACGCTAAAGCTTCCGGATATCAGGAGCTGCCGGCCTGGCCCGAATCGGCACCCGACCCGTCCGTGCGCAACGTGGAG ATTCCAGATTGGAGCAAATGCACGAGCCGGAAAGATCGGAAGGAGAAGAAAGTGGAGAAGCCGTTCTATTCCGATTCGGATGGGGAATCAGGACCGACCGAATCTGCGGATAGCG AGTCAGACTCGGGCAGCAGGTCGGAGAGCGTTAGCGGCAGTGATGAGAGCGCTTTCGGCTCAGAAAGTGAGGAGAGCGGAGAGGAAACCGAGTCAgatgaggaagaagaggaggaggagaagaTGAAGAAAAAAAGGGTGGAGAAAACCAAAGCAAAGAAACCGGTGGTGGAGAGCGCAGAGAG TGAACAGAGCAGCGGCGCAGAGGACCAGAAGCGCGGCAGGAAGACGGGAAAAGATCGAAAAAGCGCTTCAGAGTCAGAGAGCGAATCAGAAAGCAGCGAATCAGAAGAGGAGTCAGAGGACGAATCAGAAGAGGAATCAGAGTCCGACGCTGACATCAGAAAGAAGAAG GCACCCGCAAAACAGCCGCCCAAACAATCCAAAAAAGTAAACAAGAAAGAAACGCAAGAAATGTCTTTGCTGGATCTGGATGATT TCGAACCGACCCCAGCATCGGCTCCGGTGACTCCAGTCAACTTTCTGTCCAGCAGTTTGGTGTCTGATCTGGAGGGTTTGTCATTAACCGACACCATTCTGGCACCAAGT ACCATCGCTCAGTCTGCTTCGATGAAGATGTGTGAACTCCTGCACCGTATAAGAGGCGAGGGTCTTGCCGTTGAATACTGTTTCAGCCGGCAGCCCTTCAGCCCCGACCCCAACATGGTGGCTGTCCAGATCCAGTTCACCAACAACACCAGCTCAGAGACTAAAACCATTCACATCGAAGAGCCCAAACTTCAGTCGGGAATGAGGATCAGAGAGTTCTCTGAGATCG AGTTGATGTCGGCAGGTGAATCGGTTACAGTAGTGATGGGCATAGATTTCTGTGACTCGACGCAAGCGGCAAACTTCCAGCTGTG CACCCACACCCGCAAGTTCTTCGTTTCTATCCAGCCACCCGTCGGGGAGTTGATGACGCCAGTGTTTCTGACAGAAAATGATTTCAAGAAGGAACAGG GTAAACTAATGGGAATGAATGAGATCTCGGAGAAGTTAACACTTGGAGAGAAATGTGTGAATGAGCATGTCATCGTTGAAAGGGTCACGGCCACTGCCAACTTAAGCCGAGTGCCCTGCGGTTCGGATAAAGAGTGCAG ATTCGCAGGTAAAACCGTCAGCAGCGGCTGTCTCGTGCTGGTCACCGTTGCTATGAAGGAAGGAAGGGGAGCTCAGTTAACGGTCAACTGCGAGAAGATGGTGATCGGCACAATGCTGGTTAAAGATATCCTACAGGCCCTGACGCAGTGA
- the LOC130551524 gene encoding AP-3 complex subunit beta-2 isoform X4, whose product MSASSAFSDEKGGSSGEPEYGHDPASGGIFSTDYKRHDDLKEMLDSNKDSLKLEAMKRIVAMIARGKNASDLFPAVVKNVACKNIEVKKLVYVYLVRYAEEQQELALLSISTFQRGLKDPNQLIRASALRVLSSIRVTIIVPIMMLAIKEAASDMSPYVRKTAAHAIPKLHSLDPDQKDQLIEVIEKLLADKTTLVAGSVVMAFEEVCPDRIDLIHKNYRKLCNLLIDVEEWGQVVIINMLTRYARTQFLNPNINESLLEEGDEKAFYASDEEEDEEKKVEASALAKRKPYVMDPDHRLLLRNTKPLLQSRNAAVVMAVAQLYFHLAPKAEVGVIAKALVRLMRSHSEVQYVVLQNVATMTIKRRGMFEPYLKSFYIRSTDPTQIKILKLEVLTNLANETNISTLLREFQTYIKSMDKDFVAASIQAIGRCATNIGEVRDTCLNGLVQLLSNRDELVVAESVVVIKKLLQMQPEQHSDIIKHMAKLIDNIQVPMARASILWLIGEYCEHVPKIAPDVLRKMAKSFTNEEDIVKLQIINLAAKLYLTNSKQTKLLTQYVLNLAKYDQNYDIRDRARFIRQLIVPTDKSGALNKYAKKLFLALKPAPVLESPFKDRDHFQLGSLSHLLNAKASGYQELPAWPESAPDPSVRNVEIPDWSKCTSRKDRKEKKVEKPFYSDSDGESGPTESADSESDSGSRSESVSGSDESAFGSESEESGEETESDEEEEEEEKMKKKRVEKTKAKKPVVESAESEQSSGAEDQKRGRKTGKDRKSASESESESESSESEEESEDESEEESESDADIRKKKAPAKQPPKQSKKVNKKETQEMSLLDLDDFEPTPASAPVTPVNFLSSSLVSDLEGLSLTDTILAPSTIAQSASMKMCELLHRIRGEGLAVEYCFSRQPFSPDPNMVAVQIQFTNNTSSETKTIHIEEPKLQSGMRIREFSEIELMSAGESVTVVMGIDFCDSTQAANFQLCTHTRKFFVSIQPPVGELMTPVFLTENDFKKEQGKLMGMNEISEKLTLGEKCVNEHVIVERVTATANLSRVPCGSDKECRFAGKTVSSGCLVLVTVAMKEGRGAQLTVNCEKMVIGTMLVKDILQALTQ is encoded by the exons ACATGATGACCTGAAAGAGATGTTGGACAGTAATAAAGACTCGCTGAAGCTGGAGGCCATGAAACGAATCGTTGCT ATGATTGCCCGGGGGAAGAACGCGTCTGATCTTTTCCCTGCGGTGGTGAAGAACGTGGCCTGTAAGAACATCGAG gtgAAGAAGCTGGTGTATGTGTATCTTGTGCGTTACGCTGAGGAACAGCAGGAACTCGCTCTGTTGTCCATCTCTACCTTCCAAAGAGGCTTAAAG GACCCTAACCAGCTGATCCGCGCGAGCGCCCTGCGTGTGCTGTCCAGCATCAGAGTGACCATCATCGTACCCATCATGATGTTAGCCATCAAAGAAGCCGCGTCTGATATGTCTCCATACGTCCGCAAGACGGCGGCTCACGCCATACCCAAACTCCACAG TCTGGATCCTGACCAGAAAGATCAACTCATCGAAGTCATCGAGAAGCTATTGGCTGATAAAACCACA CTTGTGGCTGGCAGTGTAGTGATGGCATTCGAAGAAGTGTGTCCGGACCGCATCGATCTCATCCACAAGAACTACCGTAAGCTGTGTAACCTGCTGATCGATGTGGAGGAGTGGGGTCAGGTGGTCATCATCAACATGCTCACACGCTACGCCCGAACGCAGTTCCTCAATCCCAACATCAAC gaGTCTCTGTTGGAGGAGGGCGATGAGAAGGCGTTCTATGCTTCTGAtgaggaggaagatgaagagaagAAGGTCGAGGCGTCCGCTCTGGCCAAGAGGAAACCGTATGTGATGGATCCTGATCACAGACTCCTGTTGAGAAACACTAAACCTCTGCTGCAGAGTCGCAACGCTGCC GTGGTGATGGCGGTTGCTCAGCTGTACTTCCATTTGGCTCCTAAAGCAGAGGTGGGCGTCATCGCTAAAGCTTTGGTCAGGTTAATGCGGAGCCACAG TGAAGTGCAGTATGTCGTGCTTCAAAACGTCGCCACCATGACTATCAAAAGACGG gGAATGTTCGAACcatatttaaaaagtttttatatTCGCTCCACGGACCCCACCCAGATCAAAATTCTCAAG CTGGAAGTTCTGACTAATTTGGCTAACGAGACAAACATCTCCACCCTCCTGAGAGAATTTCAG ACGTACATTAAGAGCATGGATAAGGATTTCGTAGCCGCGAGCATTCAGGCCATCGGTCGCTGTGCTACGAACATCGGTGAGGTCAGAGACACCTGCTTGAACGGCCTCGTCCAGCTGCTCTCCAACAGAGACG agttGGTTGTAGCCGAATCCGTAGTGGTGATCAAGAAACTCCTGCAGATGCAGCCCGAGCAACACAGTGACATCATCAAGCACATGGCCAAACTCATCGACAACATCCAG GTACCGATGGCCCGTGCCAGCATCCTCTGGCTCATCGGTGAATACTGTGAGCACGTTCCCAAAATCGCCCCAGATGTCTTGAGGAAAATGGCCAAGAGCTTTACGAACGAAGAGGACATTGTCAAACTTCAAATCATCAACCTGGCAGCCAAACTGTATCTGACCAACTCAAAGCAG ACTAAACTGTTAACACAGTACGTGCTGAACCTGGCAAAGTACGACCAAAACTATGACATCAGAGACCGCGCTCGGTTCATCCGCCAGCTGATCGTGCCTACCGATAAGAGCGGTGCTCTCAACAAATATGCCAAGAAGCTTTTCCTTGCCCTCAAGCCCGCTCCTGTCCTGGAGTCTCCGTTTAAAG aCAGAGATCATTTCCAGCTGGGATCACTGTCTCACCTTCTCAACGCTAAAGCTTCCGGATATCAGGAGCTGCCGGCCTGGCCCGAATCGGCACCCGACCCGTCCGTGCGCAACGTGGAG ATTCCAGATTGGAGCAAATGCACGAGCCGGAAAGATCGGAAGGAGAAGAAAGTGGAGAAGCCGTTCTATTCCGATTCGGATGGGGAATCAGGACCGACCGAATCTGCGGATAGCG AGTCAGACTCGGGCAGCAGGTCGGAGAGCGTTAGCGGCAGTGATGAGAGCGCTTTCGGCTCAGAAAGTGAGGAGAGCGGAGAGGAAACCGAGTCAgatgaggaagaagaggaggaggagaagaTGAAGAAAAAAAGGGTGGAGAAAACCAAAGCAAAGAAACCGGTGGTGGAGAGCGCAGAGAG TGAACAGAGCAGCGGCGCAGAGGACCAGAAGCGCGGCAGGAAGACGGGAAAAGATCGAAAAAGCGCTTCAGAGTCAGAGAGCGAATCAGAAAGCAGCGAATCAGAAGAGGAGTCAGAGGACGAATCAGAAGAGGAATCAGAGTCCGACGCTGACATCAGAAAGAAGAAG GCACCCGCAAAACAGCCGCCCAAACAATCCAAAAAAGTAAACAAGAAAGAAACGCAAGAAATGTCTTTGCTGGATCTGGATGATT TCGAACCGACCCCAGCATCGGCTCCGGTGACTCCAGTCAACTTTCTGTCCAGCAGTTTGGTGTCTGATCTGGAGGGTTTGTCATTAACCGACACCATTCTGGCACCAAGT ACCATCGCTCAGTCTGCTTCGATGAAGATGTGTGAACTCCTGCACCGTATAAGAGGCGAGGGTCTTGCCGTTGAATACTGTTTCAGCCGGCAGCCCTTCAGCCCCGACCCCAACATGGTGGCTGTCCAGATCCAGTTCACCAACAACACCAGCTCAGAGACTAAAACCATTCACATCGAAGAGCCCAAACTTCAGTCGGGAATGAGGATCAGAGAGTTCTCTGAGATCG AGTTGATGTCGGCAGGTGAATCGGTTACAGTAGTGATGGGCATAGATTTCTGTGACTCGACGCAAGCGGCAAACTTCCAGCTGTG CACCCACACCCGCAAGTTCTTCGTTTCTATCCAGCCACCCGTCGGGGAGTTGATGACGCCAGTGTTTCTGACAGAAAATGATTTCAAGAAGGAACAGG GTAAACTAATGGGAATGAATGAGATCTCGGAGAAGTTAACACTTGGAGAGAAATGTGTGAATGAGCATGTCATCGTTGAAAGGGTCACGGCCACTGCCAACTTAAGCCGAGTGCCCTGCGGTTCGGATAAAGAGTGCAG ATTCGCAGGTAAAACCGTCAGCAGCGGCTGTCTCGTGCTGGTCACCGTTGCTATGAAGGAAGGAAGGGGAGCTCAGTTAACGGTCAACTGCGAGAAGATGGTGATCGGCACAATGCTGGTTAAAGATATCCTACAGGCCCTGACGCAGTGA
- the LOC130551524 gene encoding AP-3 complex subunit beta-2 isoform X3, protein MSASSAFSDEKGGSSGEPEYGHDPASGGIFSTDYKRHDDLKEMLDSNKDSLKLEAMKRIVAMIARGKNASDLFPAVVKNVACKNIEVKKLVYVYLVRYAEEQQELALLSISTFQRGLKDPNQLIRASALRVLSSIRVTIIVPIMMLAIKEAASDMSPYVRKTAAHAIPKLHSLDPDQKDQLIEVIEKLLADKTTLVAGSVVMAFEEVCPDRIDLIHKNYRKLCNLLIDVEEWGQVVIINMLTRYARTQFLNPNINESLLEEGDEKAFYASDEEEDEEKKVEASALAKRKPYVMDPDHRLLLRNTKPLLQSRNAAVVMAVAQLYFHLAPKAEVGVIAKALVRLMRSHSEVQYVVLQNVATMTIKRRGMFEPYLKSFYIRSTDPTQIKILKLEVLTNLANETNISTLLREFQTYIKSMDKDFVAASIQAIGRCATNIGEVRDTCLNGLVQLLSNRDELVVAESVVVIKKLLQMQPEQHSDIIKHMAKLIDNIQVPMARASILWLIGEYCEHVPKIAPDVLRKMAKSFTNEEDIVKLQIINLAAKLYLTNSKQTKLLTQYVLNLAKYDQNYDIRDRARFIRQLIVPTDKSGALNKYAKKLFLALKPAPVLESPFKDRDHFQLGSLSHLLNAKASGYQELPAWPESAPDPSVRNVEIPDWSKCTSRKDRKEKKVEKPFYSDSDGESGPTESADSESDSGSRSESVSGSDESAFGSESEESGEETESDEEEEEEEKMKKKRVEKTKAKKPVVESAESEQSSGAEDQKRGRKTGKDRKSASESESESESSESEEESEDESEEESESDADIRKKKAPAKQPPKQSKKVNKKETQEMSLLDLDDFEPTPASAPVTPVNFLSSSLVSDLEGLSLTDTILAPSTIAQSASMKMCELLHRIRGEGLAVEYCFSRQPFSPDPNMVAVQIQFTNNTSSETKTIHIEEPKLQSGMRIREFSEIELMSAGESVTVVMGIDFCDSTQAANFQLCTHTRKFFVSIQPPVGELMTPVFLTENDFKKEQGKLMGMNEISEKLTLGEKCVNEHVIVERVTATANLSRVPCGSDKECSSPPTPPPSSPVHRFAGKTVSSGCLVLVTVAMKEGRGAQLTVNCEKMVIGTMLVKDILQALTQ, encoded by the exons ACATGATGACCTGAAAGAGATGTTGGACAGTAATAAAGACTCGCTGAAGCTGGAGGCCATGAAACGAATCGTTGCT ATGATTGCCCGGGGGAAGAACGCGTCTGATCTTTTCCCTGCGGTGGTGAAGAACGTGGCCTGTAAGAACATCGAG gtgAAGAAGCTGGTGTATGTGTATCTTGTGCGTTACGCTGAGGAACAGCAGGAACTCGCTCTGTTGTCCATCTCTACCTTCCAAAGAGGCTTAAAG GACCCTAACCAGCTGATCCGCGCGAGCGCCCTGCGTGTGCTGTCCAGCATCAGAGTGACCATCATCGTACCCATCATGATGTTAGCCATCAAAGAAGCCGCGTCTGATATGTCTCCATACGTCCGCAAGACGGCGGCTCACGCCATACCCAAACTCCACAG TCTGGATCCTGACCAGAAAGATCAACTCATCGAAGTCATCGAGAAGCTATTGGCTGATAAAACCACA CTTGTGGCTGGCAGTGTAGTGATGGCATTCGAAGAAGTGTGTCCGGACCGCATCGATCTCATCCACAAGAACTACCGTAAGCTGTGTAACCTGCTGATCGATGTGGAGGAGTGGGGTCAGGTGGTCATCATCAACATGCTCACACGCTACGCCCGAACGCAGTTCCTCAATCCCAACATCAAC gaGTCTCTGTTGGAGGAGGGCGATGAGAAGGCGTTCTATGCTTCTGAtgaggaggaagatgaagagaagAAGGTCGAGGCGTCCGCTCTGGCCAAGAGGAAACCGTATGTGATGGATCCTGATCACAGACTCCTGTTGAGAAACACTAAACCTCTGCTGCAGAGTCGCAACGCTGCC GTGGTGATGGCGGTTGCTCAGCTGTACTTCCATTTGGCTCCTAAAGCAGAGGTGGGCGTCATCGCTAAAGCTTTGGTCAGGTTAATGCGGAGCCACAG TGAAGTGCAGTATGTCGTGCTTCAAAACGTCGCCACCATGACTATCAAAAGACGG gGAATGTTCGAACcatatttaaaaagtttttatatTCGCTCCACGGACCCCACCCAGATCAAAATTCTCAAG CTGGAAGTTCTGACTAATTTGGCTAACGAGACAAACATCTCCACCCTCCTGAGAGAATTTCAG ACGTACATTAAGAGCATGGATAAGGATTTCGTAGCCGCGAGCATTCAGGCCATCGGTCGCTGTGCTACGAACATCGGTGAGGTCAGAGACACCTGCTTGAACGGCCTCGTCCAGCTGCTCTCCAACAGAGACG agttGGTTGTAGCCGAATCCGTAGTGGTGATCAAGAAACTCCTGCAGATGCAGCCCGAGCAACACAGTGACATCATCAAGCACATGGCCAAACTCATCGACAACATCCAG GTACCGATGGCCCGTGCCAGCATCCTCTGGCTCATCGGTGAATACTGTGAGCACGTTCCCAAAATCGCCCCAGATGTCTTGAGGAAAATGGCCAAGAGCTTTACGAACGAAGAGGACATTGTCAAACTTCAAATCATCAACCTGGCAGCCAAACTGTATCTGACCAACTCAAAGCAG ACTAAACTGTTAACACAGTACGTGCTGAACCTGGCAAAGTACGACCAAAACTATGACATCAGAGACCGCGCTCGGTTCATCCGCCAGCTGATCGTGCCTACCGATAAGAGCGGTGCTCTCAACAAATATGCCAAGAAGCTTTTCCTTGCCCTCAAGCCCGCTCCTGTCCTGGAGTCTCCGTTTAAAG aCAGAGATCATTTCCAGCTGGGATCACTGTCTCACCTTCTCAACGCTAAAGCTTCCGGATATCAGGAGCTGCCGGCCTGGCCCGAATCGGCACCCGACCCGTCCGTGCGCAACGTGGAG ATTCCAGATTGGAGCAAATGCACGAGCCGGAAAGATCGGAAGGAGAAGAAAGTGGAGAAGCCGTTCTATTCCGATTCGGATGGGGAATCAGGACCGACCGAATCTGCGGATAGCG AGTCAGACTCGGGCAGCAGGTCGGAGAGCGTTAGCGGCAGTGATGAGAGCGCTTTCGGCTCAGAAAGTGAGGAGAGCGGAGAGGAAACCGAGTCAgatgaggaagaagaggaggaggagaagaTGAAGAAAAAAAGGGTGGAGAAAACCAAAGCAAAGAAACCGGTGGTGGAGAGCGCAGAGAG TGAACAGAGCAGCGGCGCAGAGGACCAGAAGCGCGGCAGGAAGACGGGAAAAGATCGAAAAAGCGCTTCAGAGTCAGAGAGCGAATCAGAAAGCAGCGAATCAGAAGAGGAGTCAGAGGACGAATCAGAAGAGGAATCAGAGTCCGACGCTGACATCAGAAAGAAGAAG GCACCCGCAAAACAGCCGCCCAAACAATCCAAAAAAGTAAACAAGAAAGAAACGCAAGAAATGTCTTTGCTGGATCTGGATGATT TCGAACCGACCCCAGCATCGGCTCCGGTGACTCCAGTCAACTTTCTGTCCAGCAGTTTGGTGTCTGATCTGGAGGGTTTGTCATTAACCGACACCATTCTGGCACCAAGT ACCATCGCTCAGTCTGCTTCGATGAAGATGTGTGAACTCCTGCACCGTATAAGAGGCGAGGGTCTTGCCGTTGAATACTGTTTCAGCCGGCAGCCCTTCAGCCCCGACCCCAACATGGTGGCTGTCCAGATCCAGTTCACCAACAACACCAGCTCAGAGACTAAAACCATTCACATCGAAGAGCCCAAACTTCAGTCGGGAATGAGGATCAGAGAGTTCTCTGAGATCG AGTTGATGTCGGCAGGTGAATCGGTTACAGTAGTGATGGGCATAGATTTCTGTGACTCGACGCAAGCGGCAAACTTCCAGCTGTG CACCCACACCCGCAAGTTCTTCGTTTCTATCCAGCCACCCGTCGGGGAGTTGATGACGCCAGTGTTTCTGACAGAAAATGATTTCAAGAAGGAACAGG GTAAACTAATGGGAATGAATGAGATCTCGGAGAAGTTAACACTTGGAGAGAAATGTGTGAATGAGCATGTCATCGTTGAAAGGGTCACGGCCACTGCCAACTTAAGCCGAGTGCCCTGCGGTTCGGATAAAGAGTGCAG TTCTCCTCCGACTCCTCCCCCTTCTTCACCTGTTCACAGATTCGCAGGTAAAACCGTCAGCAGCGGCTGTCTCGTGCTGGTCACCGTTGCTATGAAGGAAGGAAGGGGAGCTCAGTTAACGGTCAACTGCGAGAAGATGGTGATCGGCACAATGCTGGTTAAAGATATCCTACAGGCCCTGACGCAGTGA